CGTCGTTTGGGAGCTCTCTTCCACACGACCAAGCACTGACAAGTTTTTGTAGAGGGTCCTGCTGTCATGTGCTGGGGAGACACAGAGCGGAAAACAGGTTTCCAAGCTCAGGGAGCTGCAGCCGGGAGGCCCAGCCCTGCTCGGTCTCAGACATCCTCGCCGGTGCACAGATGTCGTGGAGCAACCAGTCTTACCTTTCTGCAGCTCTGAGTCTGGCTGACAGACATTCACCACATAGGAAAAGTTTGGGCTGAAAgcacagaggaaaagaaggaaggagagtcaGCTCCAGGGTGGAACATTTTGGGAATAGGTTTTGAGTGAGGACTAAGGGCTGAGAGGCCAGGacaggtggtggtggaggagcgGCCCAAGCAGAGCCACCAGGGGAAAGTGGGGAGCAGCTTGGTTAAGTCCAAACATGGGGCCCCCATCCCAAGAATAGAACTGCGAGATGCCAGAGCATGCCCCGTAATGGGACCTAAACGCTGGACTGAGGAGTCAGAGAGGCGACCAGCTGGCAGGAAGGTGAGCACCTGCTGGAATGGCGCTTCGTTCTGGGGCACTTGCGCCACCACCATAACGAGGATCTTTGAGGGAAATGGAGCTCCTCCTTGGCTCCTGAATTCCGTGGAAAAATCCAGTGCGGTTCTTCCTTCCTTGGACACACTTGTGCGCCCAGGCCCCTGTGacactctgtttcttttctttggtgtCTTGCACAGGACAGTTCAGAGTAATAGGACCAGGTCACCCACTCCGGGCTCTGGTGGGGGATGAGGCCGAGCTGCCATGTCGCATCTATCCCGGGAAGAACGCCACAGGCATGGAGGTGGGGTGGTACCGACCCCCCTTTTCCAGAGTGGTCCACCTCTACCGCAATGGCAGGGATCAGGACGCAGAGCAAGCACCTGAGTATCGGGGGCGGACCGAGCTGCTGAAGGAAAGTATGGGCGAGGGGAAGGTAACGCTCAGGATCAGCAATGTTCGGTTCTCTGACGAGGGCGGCTTCACCTGCTTCTTCCGGGATCATTCCTACCAGGAGGAGGCAGCCATGGAACTGAAAGTGGAAGGTGAGTAATGCAGGGCCCCTCTCTGAGACTGCAATCACTCTCCCCCTGAGATGACCCTGCAACCCCAACACCTCACTCTGAGAGCCCTGAGCATGTGCTGTTTCCTTGCGCAGTGGGGAGGAAGCTGGGTCAGAGGCAACCGAGAGCAGGGAGATGGCCGGACCAGTGGTGTTCCCATACCGGGTGGGTATGCCTGGAGCCTAGCATTTTAGGGCCGTGCCCCATGCTCTGAGGCACTGGGTGAGGATGCCAGCACGGGGCTTCATGCTCCTGGTTACAGGCGCACACACAGTGCACCCACGGAGTCCATGACCGCGGTCCCATCAGCAGTGGGAACGCGGTGTGAATCAAGCAAAGCCAAGACGTAATTATCCGTAAGGTCGTGTGTATGCATTTGtgtaaataaatttgtaatgtgTACATGTGGATGTGCATACagagaaaaactaaacaaatttcttaaaaggaaggaaaaccaaaataagaaagatgagaaagagggtaacccccccccccccagaaaataATCCATTTCTGATTGTTTTGTGCCACTAGAGGGAATGTGAATAACCTGAGAGCTGATCACAGCTCATCAGTgaggtctttcttctttctgtgtctggctttggATTGTCTCCTGGTTTATTTGTGATAAACGAAGGCATTATTCCAAAGGAGTCAAAATGACCGAATCCCACTGTGATCAGTTCCTCAGCTGATGTGTTTGTGGTGTTTTATTAGACAAGGAACATCACTGAATGATGCATTCGTGGGGGCAGGGTCCAGGTAGGTTCACGAAGGAAGCAAATGTCCAAACATAGTTGCAGAAAGAAAGACGCCACCTTCATTATTTCCCCTTTGATGACTTTGTATGACGGGTGATCCTGGAACTTACTGTCTGGCTTTGCACACAATGGTCACTTCTGCGCATCTTCCTGCCAGAAGACACATTGTGTGCAAGATAACAAAGCCCCATTTCTGGAGAGGATGCCGGGGTGTGAAGATGGCTCTGTGCACGCAGCTGCTCGCGCTGGAGTTTGTACCTGCAGACTCTCCCTTGATTGGTCTGGGTCTGCCCTCAGCCCCCAGCACAGCTCCaccttcagagagagagagggagagagaaggaaggggggggaggaaggaaagaaggaagagagggagggaaggaaggaaggaaggaaggaaggaaggaaggaaggaaggaaggaaggaaggaaggaaggaaggaaggagggagggagggagggagggaaggaaagaaaagccaacTGCCTCAGGGCACGAAGTCCTTCCCTGGGCTAACGCCCACATTCcaaccctctcctccctcctgggcGTCCGCAAACCAGAGTCTAAAGCAAGAGTGTTTTACAAGCAAACAAGGCACTGCCCACTTTGCCTGGGGAGCCAGGAATCCAGCCGAGTCGGAGGCTAGAATGTGGGGactattgctgctgctgctaattacctcccctccttctctagagtcttttatctttctttccaactttacttttttcttgttttcgtGATTTTACTACTTGCTGCCTCTAATCCTTTCTTTAAACTGTTCACGATGAAGCTTAGCAGGTCACAGACGTAGAGAGACTTGCAAGGAGCCTCCAGGTCCCGCGGCCTTTCGGCCACTGTCACCTGACCTGCTCCTGTcagcctctcccccttccctgctgAGGCAGATGCTGGGCCATGTTAGCATTTCCTCACTAAATGCGCAAGAATGTGTCATGCACGGGCACCAGGGTGGCAGAGTGCTTACCCCTGATCTCAGgtcgtgagttccagccccacactgggggggGTCAAGGTtacttggaaaacaaacaaacaaacaaacaaacaagaatgtATCACTCAAATGtaagaagtcttttaaaaaatcacaaccaGAATACTGTGATCATGTCTTTTACAATTAACAAAagttccttcaaaaaaaaaaaagttccttcatATCATCAGTGCCCACTTTGTGTCGAAATTCCCGATTGTTTcacaaatatatactttttacatttgttttgtttagtttgagTGAAATCTAGACAAGAGTCATGTTGGGGTTTGCCATGGCCTGGAATCTGCTGATTCTGTTCCCATTCTGTTCCACATGGTGCCCAGACCTGTTTTTTCTTGTAAAGTAATAGAAAATTGCAACCAGgcgatccctggatggctcagcggtttagcgctgccttcggactgagtcccacatcgggcttcctgcgtggagcctgcttctccctctgcctgtgtcttggtctctctccctgtgtctctcatgaataaataaataaaatcttaaaagaaagaaagaaagaaagaaagaaagaaagaaagaaagaaagaaagaaagaaagaaagaaagaaagaaagaagaaagaaagaaagaaaattgcaaCCAGACCCAGGTTTAATTGATTTTCTCAAGCATTAATAGGTGATGCCGTAGATTCTGTGTTGCTTTCACCAGCTGGCCCCAATGgctccttgttttctctttct
The Canis lupus dingo isolate Sandy chromosome 35, ASM325472v2, whole genome shotgun sequence genome window above contains:
- the MOG gene encoding myelin-oligodendrocyte glycoprotein isoform X2, with translation MASPWSSSLPSCLPLLLFLLQLSWSTAGQFRVIGPGHPLRALVGDEAELPCRIYPGKNATGMEVGWYRPPFSRVVHLYRNGRDQDAEQAPEYRGRTELLKESMGEGKVTLRISNVRFSDEGGFTCFFRDHSYQEEAAMELKVEDPFYWINPGVLVVIAVLPVLLLQIAVGLVYFCLQHRLRGKLRAEIENLHRTFGQFLEELRNPF